A single genomic interval of Malania oleifera isolate guangnan ecotype guangnan chromosome 11, ASM2987363v1, whole genome shotgun sequence harbors:
- the LOC131168163 gene encoding alkane hydroxylase MAH1-like — protein sequence MATMGYAEILLALLCFLVLRLRVPKKASPSRRSPMTNWPIVGMLPGLLHNAHHMLDFATRVLKQSGCTFEIKGPSFASMDMVITSDPANAQYISGKNFSNFPKGPQYKMIFDVLGDGIFNSDSESWKSQRRITHSLIKHFRFQQFLEKTTWRMVENGLMPVLDHVCERGIVVDMQDLFQRLTFDSICVLVLGFDPGCLSVKFPEVPFAKAFDEMEEVLFRRYIVPETFWKLQKWLQVGEEKKMSKAYETVESFITQCISLKREEFFKRSKAQKEENEEKEEEEEEEEEEEFNLLKAYMNQEQQQNLQQKTDDSFLRDTAFNLMAAGRDTISAALSWFVYLLAMNPSARDKIRDEIGANLDRDNKKCTRFSTEALGKMVYLHGALCETLRLFPPVPILQKAAAQPDVLPSGHRLDTNAKILVMLYSMGRMEEIWGEDCLEFKPERWVLEGGGIKHEPSYKFIAFNAGPRSCIGKEISFLQMKAIATVIAYNYEVELVEGHPVSISNSVILHMKHGLKVRLARRCA from the coding sequence ATGGCGACAATGGGCTACGCAGAAATTCTACTAGCCCTTCTCTGCTTTCTCGTCCTCCGCCTCCGCGTCCCAAAGAAGGCGTCGCCTTCGCGGCGGTCGCCGATGACCAACTGGCCGATCGTCGGCATGCTCCCGGGCCTCCTCCACAACGCCCACCACATGCTCGACTTCGCGACGCGCGTGCTCAAACAGAGCGGCTGCACGTTCGAGATCAAAGGCCCCAGCTTCGCCAGCATGGACATGGTCATCACCAGCGACCCCGCCAACGCCCAGTACATCTCCGGCAAGAACTTCTCCAATTTCCCCAAAGGGCCTCAGTACAAAATGATCTTCGACGTTTTGGGAGACGGGATTTTCAATTCCGACTCGGAGTCGTGGAAATCCCAGAGACGAATCACGCACTCCCTCATCAAACACTTCAGGTTCCAGCAGTTCTTGGAGAAAACCACTTGGAGAATGGTGGAGAATGGGCTAATGCCAGTTCTTGATCACGTCTGCGAGCGCGGAATTGTGGTTGACATGCAGGATTTGTTCCAGAGACTCACTTTCGATAGCATTTGCGTGCTCGTTTTAGGCTTCGACCCCGGCTGCCTCTCCGTAAAATTCCCCGAGGTTCCGTTCGCGAAGGCGTTCGACGAAATGGAGGAAGTCTTGTTTCGCCGCTACATTGTCCCGGAAACATTCTGGAAGTTGCAGAAATGGCTTCAGGTcggagaagagaagaagatgtCCAAAGCGTATGAGACCGTAGAAAGCTTCATAACTCAATGCATCTCTTTGAAACGAGAAGAATTCTTCAAGAGAAGCAAagcacaaaaagaagaaaatgaagaaaaagaagaagaagaagaagaagaagaagaggaagagttCAACTTGTTGAAAGCTTACATGAACCAAGAGCAACAGCAAAACCTTCAGCAAAAAACAGACGACTCCTTCCTCAGGGACACTGCGTTCAACCTCATGGCTGCGGGAAGGGACACCATCAGCGCTGCCCTATCCTGGTTCGTCTACCTCCTCGCGATGAACCCTTCGGCCCGGGACAAAATCCGAGACGAAATCGGAGCAAACTTGGACCGAGACAATAAAAAATGTACGCGCTTCAGCACCGAGGCACTCGGGAAAATGGTCTACCTCCACGGGGCCTTGTGCGAGACGCTGAGGCTGTTTCCACCGGTTCCGATCTTGCAGAAGGCTGCGGCGCAGCCTGATGTTCTCCCGAGCGGGCACCGCCTCGACACGAACGCGAAGATCTTGGTGATGCTGTACTCGATGGGAAGGATGGAGGAGATATGGGGGGAGGACTGTTTGGAGTTCAAGCCAGAGAGGTGGGTGTTGGAGGGAGGAGGGATCAAGCATGAGCCATCTTACAAGTTCATAGCGTTCAATGCAGGGCCAAGGAGTTGTATTGGTAAGGAGATATCTTTTCTTCAGATGAAGGCAATCGCAACTGTGATTGCTTATAATTATGAGGTTGAGCTTGTGGAAGGTCACCCTGTTTCAATAAGCAATTCTGTCATTCTTCATATGAAACATGGATTGAAGGTTAGGCTTGCCAGAAGATGTGCTTGA